Proteins encoded in a region of the Oncorhynchus clarkii lewisi isolate Uvic-CL-2024 chromosome 18, UVic_Ocla_1.0, whole genome shotgun sequence genome:
- the LOC139373704 gene encoding tubulin alpha chain-like: MRECISVHVGQAGVQMGNTCWELYCLEHGIQPDGTMPNNKAVGSTDDSFTTFFSATGIGKYVPRAIFVDLEPTVIDEVRTGTYRQLFHPEQLISGKEDAANNYARGHYTIGKEIIDQVLDRIRKLADQCTGLQGFLVFHSFGGGTGSGFTSLLMERLSVDFGKKSKLEFAIYPAPQVSTAVVEPYNSILTTHTTLEHSDCAFMVDNEAIYDICRRNLDIERPSYTNLNRLISQIVSSITASLRFDGALNVDLTEFQTNLVPYPRIHFPLATYAPVISAEKAYHEQLSVAEITNSCFEPANQMVKCDPRHGKYMACCLLYRGDVVPKDVNVAIGNIKTKRSIQFVDWCPTGFKVGINYQPPTVVPGGDLAKVQRAVCMLSNTTAIAEAWARLDHKFDLMYAKRAFVHWYVGEGMEEGEFSEAREDMAALEKDYEEVGIDSFEEDEEGEEY, translated from the exons CGTGAGTGTATCTCTGTGCATGTGGGTCAGGCTGGAGTCCAGATGGGCAACACCTGTTGGGAGCTGTACTGCCTGGAGCACGGGATCCAGCCGGACGGCACCATGCCTAACAACAAGGCGGTCGGTAGCACTGACGACTCCTTCACCACGTTCTTCAGCGCCACGGGCATCGGGAAATACGTGCCCCGCGCCATCTTTGTAGACCTGGAGCCCACTGTCATTG ATGAGGTGCGGACAGGTACCTACCGCCAGCTGTTTCACCCCGAGCAGCTGATCTCAGGGAAGGAGGACGCAGCCAATAACTATGCCCGTGGCCACTACACTATCGGCAAGGAGATCATCGACCAAGTGCTGGACAGGATCCGTAAACTG GCTGACCAGTGTACGGGGCTCCAAGGTTTCTTGGTCTTCCACAGCTTCGGAGGAGGTACCGGTTCTGGTTTCACCTCCCTGCTCATGGAGCGTCTCTCAGTCGACTTCGGGAAGAAGTCCAAGCTGGAGTTTGCCATATACCCTGCTCCCCAGGTGTCCACAGCTGTGGTGGAGCCCTACAACTCCATCCTGACCACCCACACCACCCTAGAGCACTCTGACTGTGCCTTCATGGTCGACAATGAGGCCATCTACGACATCTGCCGCAGAAACCTGGACATTGAGCGCCCCTCTTACACCAACCTCAACAGGCTCATCAGCCAGATTGTCTCCTCCATCACCGCCTCTCTCCGCTTCGACGGTGCCCTTAACGTGGACTTGACAGAGTTCCAGACCAACCTGGTGCCTTACCCCCGCATCCACTTCCCCCTGGCCACCTATGCCCCTGTCATCTCAGCCGAGAAGGCCTACCACGAGCAGCTCTCTGTGGCTGAGATCACTAACTCCTGCTTCGAGCCCGCCAACCAGATGGTGAAGTGCGACCCTCGCCACGGTAAGTACATGGCGTGCTGCCTGCTGTACCGTGGAGACGTGGTGCCCAAGGATGTCAACGTGGCCATTGGCAACATCAAGACAAAGCGAAGCATCCAGTTCGTGGACTGGTGCCCTACAGGTTTCAAAGTGGGCATCAACtaccagccacccactgtggTGCCAGGGGGTGACCTGGCCAAGGTCCAGAGAGCTGTGTGCATGTTGAGCAACACCACAGCCATCGCTGAGGCCTGGGCGCGTCTTGACCACAAGTTTGACCTGATGTATGCCAAGCGGGCATTCGTGCACTGGTACGTGGGTGAGGGCATGGAGGAGGGAGAGTTCTCTGAGGCCAGGGAAGACATGGCTGCCCTGGAGAAGGACTATGAAGAGGTCGGAATCGACTCAtttgaggaggacgaggagggagaggagtattAG